The Blastococcus sp. HT6-4 genome window below encodes:
- a CDS encoding DEAD/DEAH box helicase — protein sequence MSSPAERYAAARRRTSRPTLADFTAELGFSLDPFQVEACEALEDGSGVLVCAPTGAGKTVVGEFAVHKALAEGRKAFYTTPIKALSNQKYNDLVERYGADRVGLLTGDNAINGDAPVVVMTTEVLRNMLYAESPAIAGLGYVVMDEVHYLADRFRGAVWEEVIIHLPQSVTLVSLSATVSNAEEFGDWLVTVRGDTKVVVSEVRPIPLWQHMLVGNRVFDMFSLRPAAHAGEHGDTPRPLSTRERGASVVDPELVRYVREHERRIEGWGGNGRRESAHRPRYRPPARSDVIERLDRAGLLPAITFVFSRNGCDAAVHQCLLSGLRLTDEAERAEIAAIIDERTGSLPEEDLHVLGFWEWREGLLAGLAAHHAGLVPAFKETVEECFVRGLVKAVFATETLALGINMPARTVVLERLVKWNGEAHVDVTPGEYTQLTGRAGRRGIDVEGHAVVIWAPGMDPSVVAGLASTRTYPLKSSFRPSYNMAVNLVGSFGRARARELLASSFAQFQADRSVVGLARAAARHERDAEQFAAEMRSDRGDVGAYAQLRREISEREKELSRDSQAKRRMEAADALAALRPGDVIRVPTGRRQGLAVVLDPGITDLADPRPLVLTEDKWAGRLGSVDFPGPVTALARVRVPKNFNHRSPHARRDLASTLRNARVEHDLGARRVKNRSAAADDPVLADLRQALRNHPVHQLPDREDLVRVAERWLRAVREAESLQRTMAERTGSLTRQFDRTCDVLEELGYLVPEAAPLVPADTEVVGAVDDVPVVTDDGRRLARIWSEADLLVAECLRAGIWRGLGPAELAAVVSTLVFEARRDTPGLPAVPAGKVGAAIGEMRGIRARLQDVELDHGVPAGRDLDLGFAWAAFRWADGQSLDRVLAGAEQAGTELSGGDFVRWTRQLIDLLDQLGKVADDAVARTARSAVDRVRRGVVAVAVGG from the coding sequence ATGTCCAGCCCCGCTGAGCGGTACGCCGCTGCCCGCAGGCGGACCTCCCGCCCCACGCTGGCCGACTTCACCGCCGAGCTCGGCTTCTCCCTGGACCCGTTCCAGGTGGAGGCCTGCGAGGCGCTGGAGGACGGGTCCGGGGTCCTCGTCTGCGCGCCCACGGGGGCCGGCAAGACCGTGGTGGGCGAGTTCGCCGTGCACAAGGCCCTCGCCGAGGGGCGCAAGGCGTTCTACACGACGCCGATCAAGGCCCTGTCCAACCAGAAGTACAACGACCTGGTGGAGCGCTACGGCGCGGACCGGGTCGGTCTCCTGACCGGCGACAACGCCATCAACGGGGACGCCCCGGTCGTCGTGATGACCACCGAGGTGCTGCGCAACATGCTCTACGCCGAGTCCCCGGCGATCGCCGGCCTCGGCTACGTGGTGATGGACGAGGTTCACTACCTCGCCGACCGGTTCCGCGGCGCGGTGTGGGAGGAGGTGATCATCCACCTGCCGCAGTCGGTCACCCTCGTCTCACTGTCGGCCACGGTCAGCAACGCCGAGGAGTTCGGCGACTGGCTGGTGACCGTCCGTGGGGACACGAAGGTGGTCGTCAGCGAGGTCCGGCCGATTCCGCTCTGGCAGCACATGCTCGTGGGCAACCGCGTCTTCGACATGTTCTCCCTCCGCCCGGCCGCGCACGCCGGCGAGCACGGGGACACCCCGAGGCCCCTGTCCACCCGCGAGCGCGGCGCCTCGGTCGTCGACCCCGAGCTGGTGCGTTACGTGCGGGAGCACGAGCGGCGCATCGAGGGCTGGGGCGGCAACGGCCGCCGGGAGTCCGCCCACCGACCCCGGTACCGCCCGCCCGCGCGGTCGGACGTCATCGAGCGGCTGGACCGGGCCGGCCTGCTGCCGGCGATCACCTTCGTCTTCAGCCGCAACGGCTGCGACGCCGCCGTGCACCAGTGCCTGCTCAGCGGGTTGCGCCTGACCGACGAGGCGGAGCGGGCCGAGATCGCCGCGATCATCGACGAGCGAACCGGGTCCCTGCCGGAGGAGGACCTGCACGTCCTGGGCTTCTGGGAGTGGCGCGAGGGGCTGCTCGCCGGCCTGGCCGCGCATCACGCCGGTCTCGTGCCCGCCTTCAAGGAGACCGTCGAGGAGTGCTTCGTCCGCGGCCTGGTCAAGGCCGTCTTCGCCACCGAGACCCTCGCCCTGGGCATCAACATGCCGGCGCGCACCGTCGTCCTCGAGCGGCTGGTCAAGTGGAACGGCGAGGCGCACGTCGACGTCACACCGGGGGAGTACACCCAGCTGACCGGCCGCGCGGGCCGCCGCGGCATCGACGTCGAGGGGCACGCCGTCGTCATCTGGGCGCCCGGCATGGACCCCTCGGTGGTGGCGGGGCTGGCCAGCACCCGCACCTACCCGCTGAAGTCGTCGTTCCGCCCCAGCTACAACATGGCGGTCAACCTGGTGGGCTCCTTCGGGCGGGCCCGGGCCCGCGAGCTGCTGGCCAGCTCGTTCGCCCAGTTCCAGGCCGACCGCTCCGTCGTCGGCCTGGCGCGCGCGGCGGCCCGGCACGAGCGGGACGCCGAGCAGTTCGCCGCCGAGATGCGCTCGGACCGGGGCGACGTCGGCGCCTACGCGCAGCTGCGCCGGGAGATCTCCGAGCGGGAGAAGGAGCTCTCCCGCGACTCGCAGGCCAAGCGCCGCATGGAGGCCGCCGACGCGCTGGCCGCGCTGCGGCCCGGTGACGTCATCCGCGTGCCCACCGGGAGACGGCAGGGGCTGGCCGTCGTCCTCGACCCCGGCATCACCGACCTCGCCGACCCGCGGCCGCTCGTGCTGACCGAGGACAAGTGGGCCGGCCGGCTGGGCTCGGTCGACTTCCCCGGCCCGGTGACGGCGCTGGCCCGGGTCCGGGTGCCGAAGAACTTCAACCACCGCAGCCCGCACGCCCGCCGCGACCTCGCCTCGACCCTGCGCAACGCCCGGGTGGAGCACGACCTGGGCGCGCGGCGGGTGAAGAACCGTTCGGCCGCCGCCGACGACCCGGTGCTGGCCGACCTGCGCCAGGCGCTGCGCAACCACCCGGTGCACCAGCTCCCCGACCGCGAGGACCTGGTGCGCGTGGCCGAGCGCTGGCTGCGCGCGGTCCGCGAGGCCGAGTCGCTGCAGCGGACGATGGCCGAGCGCACCGGGTCCCTCACCCGCCAGTTCGACCGCACCTGCGACGTCCTCGAGGAGCTCGGCTACCTGGTGCCCGAGGCGGCGCCGCTGGTCCCCGCCGACACCGAGGTCGTGGGCGCGGTCGACGACGTCCCGGTGGTCACCGACGACGGCCGCCGGCTGGCCCGCATCTGGTCGGAGGCCGACCTGCTGGTGGCCGAGTGCCTGCGGGCGGGGATCTGGCGGGGGCTGGGCCCGGCGGAGCTGGCCGCCGTGGTGTCGACCCTGGTGTTCGAGGCGCGCCGGGACACCCCCGGGCTGCCCGCCGTCCCGGCCGGCAAGGTGGGTGCCGCCATCGGCGAGATGCGGGGCATCCGCGCGCGGTTGCAGGACGTCGAGCTGGACCACGGGGTGCCGGCCGGCCGCGATCTGGACCTCGGCTTCGCGTGGGCCGCGTTCCGGTGGGCCGACGGCCAGAGCCTGGACCGGGTGCTCGCGGGGGCGGAGCAGGCCGGCACCGAGCTCTCGGGTGGGGATTTCGTCCGCTGGACCCGGCAGCTGATCGACCTGCTGGACCAGCTCGGCAAGGTGGCCGACGACGCCGTCGCCCGCACCGCGCGGTCCGCGGTGGACCGCGTGCGCCGCGGCGTCGTCGCCGTGGCCGTCGGCGGCTGA
- a CDS encoding diacylglycerol kinase family protein, producing MAVLLSPAAGRGRALAVASSVLDGLRGAGLAPRVLAAATRPDAERQASDAVANGAGAVVAIGGDGAAHAALQAVAGTATPLAVVSAGTGNDLALALGVPADPVTAARAAAADLLAGRSRTIDAGRTAGRWWATVLCCGFDSAVTDRANRLRWPRGRRRYDLAVLAELARLRPYEITLTLDGVERTLPATMIAVGNTAWYGGGLRVCPAADPADGLLDVTVVGPTTRLELVRTKPRLADGSHVGHPAVTVHRAVRVELACAGVTTYADGELLAPLPAITECVPGALTVVGARPAPIS from the coding sequence GTGGCCGTCCTGCTCAGCCCGGCCGCCGGTCGTGGCCGGGCCCTGGCGGTGGCGTCGTCGGTGCTCGACGGTCTGCGGGGCGCGGGGCTGGCCCCACGGGTGCTCGCCGCGGCCACCCGTCCCGATGCCGAACGGCAGGCGTCCGATGCCGTGGCCAACGGCGCAGGTGCGGTCGTCGCGATAGGCGGTGACGGCGCCGCGCACGCCGCGCTGCAGGCGGTGGCCGGCACCGCCACGCCGCTGGCCGTGGTGTCGGCGGGGACGGGCAACGACCTGGCACTGGCCCTCGGCGTGCCGGCGGACCCGGTGACGGCCGCCCGCGCGGCCGCGGCGGACCTGCTGGCCGGCCGCAGCCGGACGATCGACGCCGGCCGGACCGCCGGCCGCTGGTGGGCCACCGTGCTGTGCTGCGGCTTCGACTCCGCCGTCACCGACCGTGCCAACCGGTTGCGCTGGCCGCGGGGGCGCCGCCGGTACGACCTCGCCGTCCTGGCCGAGCTGGCGCGGCTGCGGCCCTACGAGATCACCCTGACGCTCGACGGCGTCGAGCGCACCCTGCCGGCCACGATGATCGCCGTCGGCAACACCGCCTGGTACGGCGGCGGTCTGCGGGTGTGCCCGGCCGCCGACCCGGCCGACGGGTTGCTCGACGTCACCGTCGTCGGGCCGACCACCCGGCTGGAGCTGGTCCGCACCAAGCCCCGGCTGGCGGACGGGTCGCACGTCGGCCACCCCGCGGTGACCGTCCACCGGGCGGTCCGGGTGGAGCTCGCCTGCGCCGGGGTGACCACCTACGCCGACGGGGAGCTCCTGGCCCCGCTGCCGGCCATCACCGAGTGCGTGCCGGGAGCGCTGACCGTCGTCGGTGCGCGCCCCGCGCCGATCAGCTGA
- the tatC gene encoding twin-arginine translocase subunit TatC: protein MSLVAHLTELRSRIAKALFFLLLATAVSFWWYEHGLGDFIRAPYCDLPVDLRFTQGSEQECGLLITDVLGGVFIRLKVAFLAGAVLSSPFWLYQLWAFITPGLKRNEKRYGVAFVAVSSSLFALGAALAYLSLSAGLELLLGLAGSGVVVALTAQDYIGFALSLLIAFGVSFEVPLIAVALNLVGVLSYAVLRQSRRWIFFLTIVFAAFVTPTQDPFTMLAMAGPMIVLFELAIQVARFVDRRRAKRDALEHFHGLSDDAASPLDAQPSPLEDTVDSSRSATRG, encoded by the coding sequence ATGTCGCTCGTCGCGCACCTCACCGAGCTGCGCAGCCGGATCGCCAAGGCCCTGTTCTTCCTGCTGCTCGCCACCGCCGTGTCGTTCTGGTGGTACGAGCACGGCCTCGGCGACTTCATCCGTGCGCCGTACTGCGACCTCCCCGTCGACCTGCGGTTCACCCAGGGCAGCGAGCAGGAGTGCGGGCTGCTCATCACCGACGTGCTCGGCGGTGTGTTCATCCGGCTCAAGGTGGCCTTCCTGGCCGGAGCGGTCCTGTCCTCGCCGTTCTGGCTCTACCAGCTGTGGGCGTTCATCACCCCGGGGCTGAAGCGCAACGAGAAGCGCTACGGCGTCGCCTTCGTCGCGGTCTCCTCCTCGCTGTTCGCCCTGGGTGCCGCGCTGGCCTACCTCTCGCTGTCGGCGGGGCTGGAGCTGCTCCTCGGCCTGGCCGGCAGCGGTGTGGTCGTGGCGCTGACCGCCCAGGACTACATCGGATTCGCGCTCTCGCTGTTGATCGCCTTCGGGGTCAGCTTCGAGGTGCCGCTCATCGCCGTCGCGCTCAACCTGGTCGGCGTCCTCAGCTACGCGGTGCTGCGGCAGAGCCGCCGGTGGATCTTCTTCCTGACGATCGTCTTCGCCGCCTTCGTCACCCCGACGCAGGACCCGTTCACCATGCTGGCCATGGCCGGCCCGATGATCGTGCTGTTCGAGCTGGCCATCCAGGTGGCCCGGTTCGTCGACCGGCGACGGGCCAAGCGGGACGCCCTCGAGCACTTCCACGGGCTGTCCGACGACGCGGCCTCCCCGCTGGACGCCCAGCCCTCGCCGCTCGAGGACACCGTCGACTCGTCGCGGTCCGCCACGCGCGGCTGA
- the tatA gene encoding Sec-independent protein translocase subunit TatA has product MNLGPLEIGLIILAILLLFGYKKLPDASRSLGRSLRIFKGEMKGMKDDDVRAKDAAQTGPVRGEIVAPASPPQDDLNARLQAEAASAEAHAAELRARADQARAADGPR; this is encoded by the coding sequence GTGAATCTCGGCCCGCTGGAGATCGGCCTGATCATCCTGGCCATCCTGCTGCTGTTCGGCTACAAGAAGCTCCCGGACGCCTCGCGCTCCCTGGGCCGCTCGCTGCGCATCTTCAAGGGCGAGATGAAGGGCATGAAGGACGACGACGTCCGCGCGAAGGACGCCGCGCAGACCGGCCCCGTCCGCGGCGAGATCGTAGCGCCGGCGTCGCCGCCGCAGGACGACCTGAACGCCCGGCTGCAGGCCGAGGCCGCCTCCGCCGAGGCGCACGCGGCCGAGTTGCGCGCCCGCGCGGACCAGGCGCGCGCCGCCGACGGCCCCCGCTGA
- a CDS encoding WYL domain-containing protein: MNATGTTDRMTRLLALVPYLSARPGGVAVAEAARDFGVSERQLRGDLELLWMCGLPGYGPGDLIDVAFEGDRVRVTFSAGMVRPLRLTTDEAVALVVALRTLLELPDLAEREAVSRALAKVSAAAGDAAERTSPVAVSVDVREDALAVVREALERQRALHLHYYVPARDERTERTVDPMRLLLVDGRWYLEAWCRRAEGVRLFRLDRVDDVAVLDEPAAPPPQAANRNVDDGVYQPGPEEPAVRLRLARRARWVADYYPVEDVVPVDDPPGGLAVTVRTADLAWARRLVASLGGDAVVDEPVEIGTQVAAEARAALARYGVAHDGAG; the protein is encoded by the coding sequence GTGAACGCCACCGGCACCACCGACCGGATGACCCGGCTGCTGGCCCTCGTGCCCTACCTGAGCGCGCGGCCCGGCGGGGTCGCCGTCGCGGAGGCGGCGCGCGACTTCGGCGTCAGCGAACGCCAGCTGCGCGGCGACCTCGAGCTGCTGTGGATGTGCGGGCTGCCCGGCTACGGCCCCGGCGACCTGATCGACGTCGCGTTCGAGGGCGACCGGGTCCGGGTGACCTTCAGCGCCGGCATGGTCCGGCCGCTGCGGCTGACCACCGACGAGGCGGTCGCGCTCGTGGTGGCGCTGCGGACGCTGCTGGAGCTGCCGGACCTCGCCGAGCGGGAGGCGGTCAGCCGCGCCCTGGCGAAGGTCTCCGCGGCGGCCGGCGACGCGGCCGAGCGCACGTCGCCGGTCGCGGTGAGCGTGGACGTCCGGGAGGACGCCCTCGCCGTCGTCCGCGAGGCCCTGGAGCGGCAGCGGGCCCTGCACCTGCACTACTACGTGCCCGCGCGCGACGAGCGCACCGAGCGGACCGTCGACCCGATGCGGCTGCTGCTCGTGGACGGCCGCTGGTACCTGGAGGCGTGGTGCCGCCGGGCAGAGGGCGTCCGGCTGTTCCGGCTCGACCGGGTCGACGACGTGGCGGTGCTGGACGAGCCGGCCGCCCCGCCACCGCAGGCGGCCAACCGGAACGTCGACGACGGGGTGTACCAGCCCGGCCCGGAGGAGCCGGCGGTCCGGCTGCGGCTGGCCCGCCGCGCCCGGTGGGTGGCCGACTACTACCCGGTGGAGGACGTCGTGCCGGTGGACGACCCACCGGGCGGGCTCGCGGTCACCGTGCGCACCGCCGACCTGGCGTGGGCCCGCCGGCTCGTCGCCTCGCTCGGCGGTGATGCGGTCGTCGACGAGCCGGTCGAGATCGGTACCCAGGTGGCCGCCGAGGCGCGTGCGGCGCTGGCCCGCTACGGGGTGGCGCACGACGGCGCCGGATAG
- a CDS encoding WYL domain-containing protein has product MAAKRAERLVNLVIALLSTRQYVTAARIRATVPGYEADDGSDRADEAFKRMFERDKADLREMGIPLETGRTSVFDTEDGYRIARADYELPEIHLTGEEAAAVGLALRLWESAQLAGAAQSALVKLKAAGVELDSSRSLPIQPRLDRGEAAFEPCYAAARDRRQLQFDYRRPDEDTAVRRTVLPWGVVAWHGRWYLVGYDLDRQAGRVFRLSRVVGAPKASGPAGAFEPPADLDLTAFVAGQAGGEEHLVVVRARPGTAVGLRRHATSLGPAADGDDRLQLRTTEPWALADQLAAYGADVVVEAPTEIRDAVVARLTRLAAMGERT; this is encoded by the coding sequence ATGGCGGCCAAGCGGGCGGAGCGACTGGTCAACCTGGTCATCGCGCTGCTCAGCACCCGGCAGTACGTGACCGCCGCCCGCATCCGTGCCACGGTGCCCGGTTACGAGGCCGACGACGGCAGCGACCGCGCCGACGAGGCCTTCAAGCGGATGTTCGAGCGGGACAAGGCCGACCTGCGGGAGATGGGCATCCCGCTGGAGACCGGCCGCACGAGCGTCTTCGACACCGAGGACGGCTACCGGATCGCCCGGGCGGACTACGAGCTCCCGGAGATCCACCTCACCGGTGAGGAGGCGGCCGCGGTGGGGCTCGCCCTGCGGCTGTGGGAGTCCGCACAGCTGGCCGGCGCCGCCCAGAGCGCCCTGGTCAAGCTCAAGGCGGCCGGGGTCGAGCTCGACAGCTCCCGCTCCCTCCCCATCCAGCCGCGCCTGGACCGGGGGGAGGCGGCGTTCGAGCCGTGCTATGCCGCGGCCCGCGACCGCCGGCAGCTGCAGTTCGACTACCGCCGCCCCGACGAGGACACCGCCGTCCGGCGGACCGTGCTGCCGTGGGGGGTGGTGGCCTGGCACGGCCGCTGGTACCTGGTCGGGTACGACCTGGACCGGCAGGCCGGCCGGGTGTTCCGGCTCTCGCGCGTGGTCGGCGCCCCGAAGGCCTCCGGCCCGGCGGGGGCGTTCGAGCCGCCGGCCGACCTGGACCTCACCGCGTTCGTCGCCGGGCAGGCCGGGGGAGAGGAGCACCTGGTGGTGGTCCGCGCGCGCCCGGGCACGGCGGTCGGCCTGCGCCGGCACGCCACCTCCCTGGGCCCCGCCGCGGACGGCGACGACCGCCTCCAGCTGCGCACGACCGAGCCCTGGGCACTGGCCGACCAGCTGGCCGCCTACGGGGCCGACGTCGTCGTCGAGGCGCCCACCGAGATCCGGGACGCGGTCGTCGCCCGGCTGACCCGCCTGGCCGCGATGGGGGAGCGGACGTGA
- a CDS encoding DUF3866 family protein, protein MSSPARSAPVSRIRWRRGAVTEVGRSWRDALELTVEVPGEGALRALAYPSLVGIPQVGDDVLLNTTALAQNLGTGGYALVVAVPDRLPPDPEGPGHLVKARYTPLQVTVQGVDEQETEHHAAIAGADDLGGMPVVVADLHSALPAVLIGMLATDPDLKVAYVMTDGGALPAGFSRTLDVLKTSLAGVVTVGQAFGGDLEAVTLHTGLLAARHVLNADLAIVSQGPGNLGTGTPWGFSGIAAGEACNAVSVLGGLPIGALRISDADPRPRHRGVSHHSLTAFGRVALGGVTLIAPRGLSSELGGQVDEDLAGQPERNPVVWVDTDGLDTALGLSPVPLRTMGRGYPEERAYFLAAAAAGRYAALQVPVDPELVPAAEETGSAAAGD, encoded by the coding sequence ATGAGCAGCCCAGCCAGGTCCGCGCCCGTGTCCCGCATCCGCTGGCGGCGCGGTGCGGTCACGGAGGTCGGCCGGTCGTGGCGCGACGCGCTCGAGCTGACCGTGGAGGTGCCCGGTGAGGGCGCGCTGCGGGCGCTGGCCTACCCGTCGCTGGTCGGCATCCCGCAGGTCGGCGACGACGTGCTGCTCAACACCACCGCGCTGGCCCAGAACCTCGGTACCGGCGGCTACGCACTGGTCGTCGCCGTCCCCGACCGGCTGCCGCCGGACCCCGAGGGGCCGGGGCACCTGGTGAAGGCCCGGTACACGCCGCTGCAGGTGACGGTGCAGGGCGTCGACGAGCAGGAGACCGAGCACCACGCCGCGATCGCCGGGGCCGACGACCTCGGCGGCATGCCGGTGGTCGTGGCGGACCTGCACTCGGCGCTGCCGGCGGTCCTGATCGGGATGCTCGCCACCGACCCCGACCTGAAGGTCGCCTACGTGATGACCGACGGCGGCGCGCTGCCCGCCGGCTTCTCCCGGACGCTCGACGTGCTGAAGACGTCGCTGGCCGGGGTCGTCACCGTGGGGCAGGCCTTCGGCGGCGACCTGGAGGCGGTGACCCTCCACACGGGCCTGCTGGCGGCCAGGCACGTGCTGAACGCCGACCTGGCGATCGTCAGCCAGGGTCCGGGGAACCTGGGCACCGGGACGCCGTGGGGGTTCTCGGGCATCGCGGCCGGCGAGGCGTGCAACGCCGTCAGCGTGCTCGGCGGGCTGCCGATCGGCGCGCTGCGGATCTCCGACGCCGACCCGCGACCCCGCCACCGCGGGGTCTCCCACCACTCGCTGACGGCCTTCGGCCGGGTCGCGCTCGGCGGCGTCACGCTGATCGCGCCGCGCGGCCTGTCCTCGGAGCTGGGCGGCCAGGTGGACGAGGACCTCGCCGGTCAGCCGGAGCGCAACCCGGTGGTGTGGGTGGACACCGACGGGCTGGACACCGCGCTCGGCCTCTCCCCCGTCCCGCTGCGCACGATGGGCCGCGGCTACCCGGAGGAGCGGGCCTACTTCCTGGCCGCGGCGGCGGCCGGCCGCTACGCGGCCCTCCAGGTGCCCGTGGATCCCGAGCTGGTGCCTGCAGCCGAGGAGACCGGAAGCGCCGCCGCCGGCGACTGA
- the pafA gene encoding Pup--protein ligase, translating into MDRRIFGIETEYGVTCTFKGQRRLSPDEVARYLFRRVVSWGRSSNVFLRNGSRLYLDVGSHPEYATAECDDLTELVVHDKAGERILEGLVVDAEQRLAEEGVTGDIYLFKNNTDSAGNSYGCHENYLVGRHGEFGRLADVLIPFLVSRQIVVGAGKVLQTPRGAIYCVSQRAEHIWEGVSSATTRSRPIINTRDEPHADAERYRRLHVIVGDSNMSETTTLLKVTMTDLVLRMIEAGVPVRDMTLENPIRAIREISHDMTGRRKVRLAGGREMSALEIQSEYHSRAMEFVDSEGCSPVHRQMLELWGRVLKAVDSEDLSLIDREIDWAIKYSLIERYRAKRDLPLSSPRVAQMDLAYHDISRTRGLYYLLERAGQVDRVAHEPLVFEAKNVPPQTTRAKLRGEFIRKAQEKRRDFTVDWVHLKLNDQAQRTVLCKDPFKAVDERVEKLIASM; encoded by the coding sequence GTGGACCGACGGATCTTCGGGATCGAGACCGAGTACGGCGTCACGTGCACCTTCAAGGGCCAGCGCCGGCTGTCGCCGGACGAGGTCGCCCGGTACCTGTTCCGGCGCGTGGTGTCGTGGGGACGCAGCTCGAACGTGTTCCTGCGCAACGGCTCCCGGCTCTACCTCGACGTCGGCAGCCACCCCGAGTACGCCACCGCCGAGTGCGACGACCTGACCGAGCTGGTCGTCCACGACAAGGCCGGCGAGCGGATCCTCGAGGGGCTGGTCGTCGACGCCGAGCAGCGCCTGGCCGAGGAGGGCGTCACCGGCGACATCTACCTGTTCAAGAACAACACCGACTCCGCCGGGAACAGCTACGGCTGCCACGAGAACTACCTCGTCGGCCGGCACGGCGAGTTCGGGCGGCTGGCCGACGTGCTCATCCCGTTCCTGGTGAGCCGGCAGATCGTCGTCGGCGCCGGCAAGGTCCTGCAGACCCCCCGCGGCGCGATCTACTGCGTCAGCCAGCGCGCCGAGCACATCTGGGAGGGCGTCTCCAGCGCCACCACCCGCTCCCGGCCGATCATCAACACCCGCGACGAGCCGCACGCCGACGCCGAGCGCTACCGGCGGCTGCACGTCATCGTCGGCGACTCGAACATGAGCGAGACGACGACGCTGCTCAAGGTCACCATGACCGACCTGGTGCTGCGCATGATCGAGGCCGGCGTCCCGGTCAGGGACATGACGCTGGAGAACCCGATCCGGGCGATCCGGGAGATCAGCCACGACATGACCGGCCGCCGCAAGGTCCGGCTGGCCGGCGGCCGCGAGATGTCGGCGCTGGAGATCCAGTCGGAGTACCACAGCCGGGCGATGGAGTTCGTCGACAGCGAGGGCTGCAGCCCGGTGCACCGCCAGATGCTGGAGCTGTGGGGCCGGGTGCTGAAGGCCGTCGACAGCGAGGACCTCTCGCTCATCGACCGCGAGATCGACTGGGCCATCAAGTACAGCCTGATCGAGCGGTACCGCGCCAAGCGCGACCTGCCGCTGAGCTCCCCCCGGGTCGCCCAGATGGACCTCGCCTACCACGACATCAGCCGCACCCGCGGGCTGTACTACCTGCTCGAGCGCGCGGGGCAGGTCGACCGCGTCGCCCACGAGCCGCTGGTCTTCGAGGCGAAGAACGTGCCGCCGCAGACCACCCGCGCCAAGCTGCGCGGCGAGTTCATCCGCAAGGCCCAGGAGAAGCGCCGCGACTTCACCGTCGACTGGGTGCACCTCAAGCTCAACGACCAGGCCCAGCGCACCGTGCTCTGCAAGGACCCCTTCAAGGCCGTCGACGAACGCGTCGAGAAGCTCATCGCCTCCATGTGA
- the prcA gene encoding proteasome subunit alpha, giving the protein MTMPYYASAEQVMRDRSEYARKGISRGRSVAVLTYADGVLLIAENPSSTLHKIGEIYDRIGFAAVGRYSEFESLRVAGVRLADVRGYSYNRRDVTGRVVANAYAQTLGAIFTEQMKPYEVELCVAEVGETPEQDQLYRLTFDGSVVDEPDFVVMGGQADSVTSHLRENFHAGMGLADALRVGVDALSAVSPATAGSGNGGPTRLRAEQLEVAVLDRRRPKRAFRRVVGAALHTLLDDGQAGAGGTQTQTSAHVPSHPAPGTPAGLGDPAAADTAGGAAHSGEAHPQTGDDSSD; this is encoded by the coding sequence ATGACCATGCCGTACTACGCCTCCGCCGAGCAGGTCATGCGGGACCGTTCGGAGTACGCCCGCAAGGGCATCTCCCGGGGCCGGAGCGTCGCCGTCCTCACCTACGCCGACGGCGTCCTGCTCATCGCCGAGAACCCCAGCTCCACGCTGCACAAGATCGGCGAGATCTACGACCGGATCGGCTTCGCCGCCGTCGGCCGCTACAGCGAGTTCGAGAGCCTGCGGGTGGCCGGGGTCCGCCTGGCCGACGTCCGCGGGTACTCCTACAACCGCCGCGACGTCACCGGCCGGGTCGTCGCCAACGCCTACGCCCAGACCCTCGGCGCCATCTTCACCGAGCAGATGAAGCCCTACGAGGTGGAGCTCTGCGTGGCGGAGGTCGGCGAGACGCCCGAGCAGGACCAGCTCTACCGGCTCACCTTCGACGGCTCGGTCGTCGACGAGCCCGACTTCGTCGTCATGGGCGGCCAGGCGGACTCCGTCACCTCGCACCTGCGGGAGAACTTCCACGCCGGCATGGGCCTGGCCGACGCGCTCCGCGTGGGAGTGGACGCCCTCTCGGCCGTCAGCCCGGCCACCGCCGGCTCCGGCAACGGCGGGCCGACCCGGCTGCGCGCCGAGCAGCTGGAGGTCGCGGTCCTCGACCGGCGCCGGCCCAAGCGGGCCTTCCGCCGGGTCGTCGGCGCCGCGCTGCACACGCTCCTCGACGACGGCCAGGCCGGTGCGGGGGGAACGCAGACGCAGACCTCCGCCCACGTGCCCAGCCACCCGGCCCCCGGCACGCCCGCCGGCCTCGGCGACCCCGCGGCCGCCGACACGGCCGGCGGTGCCGCGCACAGCGGCGAGGCTCACCCGCAGACCGGGGACGACAGCAGCGACTGA